A stretch of the Snodgrassella alvi genome encodes the following:
- the tldD gene encoding metalloprotease TldD: MPISTPTAQLVHQQLLADNELAVADFTHALSLMSAHHIDYADIYCQRSTYESWHLEEGMVKSGSFQIEQGVGVRAVSGEKTAFAYADNLNVQALTDAAQAVRAIGQAGQQRSVGLQTRNLAKPLYGMANPMLSLDAAAKVALLQRVETLAKAADPRIVQVMAGLVCEHELIYLARLDGRIHTDVRPLVRLSVTVIAKQGERREQGSSGGGGRFDLGYFDEAKVKEYVDIAVAQALTNLEARPAPAGSMTVILGNGWPGVLLHEAVGHGLEGDFNRKGTSAFAGRLGERVAAKGVTVVDQGNIAERRGSLNIDDEGNATQRTVLIEDGILCGYLQDETNARLMGVPVTGNGRRENYASAPMPRMTNTYMENGVLNPEEILASVDKGLYAVNFGGGQVDITSGKFVFSASEAWWVENGKLQYPVKGATIIGSGPEVLKHVSMIGNDSRLDSGVGVCGKDGQSVPVGVGQPTLRIDAGLTVGGSQT, translated from the coding sequence ATGCCTATTTCTACTCCAACCGCTCAACTTGTACATCAACAGTTACTGGCCGATAACGAGCTGGCTGTAGCTGATTTTACTCATGCGCTGTCGTTGATGAGCGCACATCATATTGATTATGCCGATATTTACTGTCAACGCAGTACTTATGAAAGCTGGCATTTGGAAGAAGGCATGGTGAAGTCGGGCAGTTTTCAGATTGAGCAGGGTGTAGGGGTACGTGCAGTCAGCGGAGAAAAAACGGCGTTTGCTTATGCAGATAATCTAAACGTGCAGGCGTTAACCGATGCGGCGCAGGCGGTACGGGCAATTGGTCAGGCTGGCCAGCAACGCTCAGTTGGTTTACAAACGCGAAATCTGGCCAAGCCGCTGTACGGAATGGCTAATCCGATGCTGAGCTTGGATGCGGCTGCGAAAGTGGCTTTATTGCAGCGGGTAGAAACGCTGGCTAAAGCTGCGGATCCGCGCATTGTGCAGGTAATGGCTGGTCTGGTATGTGAACATGAGCTGATTTATCTGGCACGGCTGGATGGCCGGATACACACTGACGTCCGTCCGCTGGTGCGTTTGTCGGTTACGGTGATTGCGAAGCAGGGTGAACGGCGTGAACAAGGCAGTAGTGGTGGAGGTGGCCGCTTTGATTTGGGCTATTTCGATGAGGCCAAAGTTAAAGAGTATGTGGATATTGCTGTGGCACAGGCGCTGACCAATCTGGAAGCACGGCCGGCTCCGGCCGGCTCGATGACGGTGATATTGGGCAACGGCTGGCCGGGTGTGCTGCTGCATGAGGCAGTTGGACATGGTCTGGAAGGTGATTTTAACCGCAAGGGCACCAGCGCCTTTGCTGGCCGTCTGGGTGAGCGGGTAGCGGCCAAAGGCGTAACGGTGGTGGATCAGGGTAATATAGCTGAGCGCCGTGGTTCGCTGAATATAGATGATGAAGGCAATGCCACCCAGCGCACAGTGCTGATTGAAGATGGTATTTTATGTGGCTATTTACAGGATGAAACCAATGCTCGTCTGATGGGTGTACCGGTTACCGGTAATGGCCGCCGTGAAAACTATGCTTCGGCACCGATGCCACGTATGACCAATACTTATATGGAAAATGGTGTGCTTAATCCAGAAGAAATTCTTGCTTCTGTGGATAAAGGTTTGTATGCGGTGAATTTTGGCGGCGGGCAAGTTGATATTACCAGTGGCAAATTTGTTTTCAGTGCCTCAGAAGCTTGGTGGGTTGAAAATGGTAAGCTGCAGTATCCGGTAAAAGGTGCCACCATTATCGGCAGTGGACCTGAAGTTTTGAAACATGTGAGTATGATTGGTAATGACAGCCGTTTGGACAGTGGTGTAGGTGTGTGCGGTAAAGACGGACAAAGTGTGCCGGTAGGGGTGGGACAACCAACGCTACGCATTGATGCCGGCCTAACTGTGGGCGGCAGCCAGACCTGA
- a CDS encoding IS1595 family transposase, whose amino-acid sequence MKVFNKYYYHAHINEAKFRHIIRLFVEDLPASKIAQLSDVSRISVNKLMYKLRSRIVLLTAMDSPVDFDMTITDDYIQPFSDNHDGIADKNFVCGLLWRNDKVHVEIIPERYRLMLQEVIRGKRDIRTVQPARSWYPYDMLIDVEENKRARLHHSDESLLAHEEKIHQIAAFWSFVTRRLAMFNGINVDKYYLHLKECEFRFNNRHENLSTLLLKEFTRNPL is encoded by the coding sequence ATGAAAGTATTTAACAAATATTACTATCATGCTCACATAAATGAGGCAAAATTTCGCCATATTATACGTTTGTTTGTAGAAGATTTACCTGCATCAAAGATTGCTCAGTTAAGTGACGTGAGCCGAATTAGTGTCAATAAACTAATGTATAAACTGCGCAGCCGCATCGTGTTGCTCACAGCTATGGATTCGCCTGTAGATTTTGACATGACTATCACTGATGATTACATTCAACCATTCAGTGATAACCACGACGGCATTGCGGATAAAAATTTCGTGTGTGGACTATTGTGGCGTAATGACAAAGTCCATGTAGAAATTATCCCCGAACGGTATCGCCTAATGCTACAGGAGGTAATTCGAGGTAAGCGAGATATTCGTACCGTGCAGCCTGCACGCAGTTGGTATCCGTATGATATGCTGATTGACGTCGAAGAAAATAAACGAGCCCGCCTGCATCATAGCGACGAAAGCCTGTTGGCGCATGAAGAAAAAATCCATCAGATTGCTGCCTTCTGGTCTTTTGTGACACGGCGGCTAGCGATGTTCAACGGAATAAATGTAGATAAATATTATTTGCACCTGAAAGAGTGTGAATTCCGCTTCAACAACCGCCATGAAAATCTGAGCACTCTGTTGCTAAAAGAATTCACACGTAATCCATTATAA
- a CDS encoding gamma carbonic anhydrase family protein — protein MKNNIRSYLDTQPQIAPDCFIDDTAVVIGDVILHEQVSVWPFAVIRADVNSMQIGARSNIQDHCMLHVSHKSADKPEGSPLRIGEDVTIGHHVNLHGCTIGNRVLVGISSIVLDDAVIEDEVMIGAGSLVPPRKRLASGYLYMGSPVQQIRPLTEKEREFLKYSAAHYVRLMQNHQSTQNIKHIE, from the coding sequence ATGAAAAACAATATTCGTTCTTATTTAGATACGCAACCACAAATTGCGCCAGATTGCTTTATCGACGATACAGCAGTGGTTATCGGCGATGTGATTTTGCACGAACAGGTATCCGTGTGGCCGTTTGCGGTGATACGTGCCGACGTAAACAGTATGCAGATAGGTGCTCGGAGCAATATTCAGGATCACTGTATGCTGCATGTAAGCCATAAAAGCGCAGACAAGCCTGAAGGCTCACCGTTACGGATTGGTGAAGATGTCACCATCGGTCATCATGTAAATTTGCATGGCTGCACCATAGGCAACCGCGTGCTAGTAGGAATTAGTTCAATCGTACTAGATGATGCCGTAATCGAAGATGAGGTGATGATTGGCGCTGGCAGTTTAGTGCCACCACGCAAACGTCTGGCCAGTGGCTATCTGTATATGGGTTCTCCCGTACAGCAGATCCGCCCTTTAACTGAAAAAGAACGCGAATTTCTAAAATATTCTGCTGCGCATTATGTCAGATTGATGCAGAATCACCAATCAACCCAGAATATAAAGCATATTGAATAA
- a CDS encoding M3 family metallopeptidase, translating into MSENVLLNLDSEPRFDAIRAADIEPAMTEAMLQANEAIKKLKAQPEVNWNNTVEALTNITERAGRIWGVIAHLNSVADTPELRDAYNSLMPKVSEFFTAISQDIDLYERFKSIKASDEYAHLSAAQQTKLNHDLRDFVLSGAELPAAEQAEFAALQAEGAQLSASFSQNVLDATDAFALYFANGEELAGKENISSGCSSKADFARDSEISGLTEEALAMFAAAAEAEGKTGYKIGLQMPHYLAVMQYAHNRELRRQLYHAYSTRASELGEAKWDNTANINRILEIATREAHLLGFQNYAELSLATKMADTPQQVLAFLQDLASRARPFAEKDLAEVKAYAHEYLGLDELQPWDVTYASEKLRQAKYAFSQTEVKKYFPADRVLAGLFAQIDKLYGVHFIEKQVPVWHPDVRYYELEQGGAIIGGVYMDLYARAGKRGGAWMNDYRGRRRFTDGHYAGQLQTPIAYLVCNFTPPVAGNTARLSHEEILTLFHETGHGLHHLLTQVDELGVSGINGVEWDAVEMPSQFMENFVWEYDVLAGMSSHQDTGAILPVELYDKMLAAKNFQTGLFILRQMEFALFDMEIYSQPGCDWQQTLRDVRRKVAVMPQPDFNRFAHSFSHIFAGGYSAGYYSYSWAEVLSADIYAAFEEEADASATGKRFWHEILAVGGSRPAMESFKAFRGREPSIDALLRHCGLDEAV; encoded by the coding sequence ATGTCTGAAAATGTTTTGTTGAATCTGGACAGCGAACCGCGATTTGATGCTATTCGTGCCGCTGATATCGAACCGGCTATGACTGAAGCCATGCTTCAGGCCAATGAAGCCATTAAAAAGCTGAAAGCACAACCCGAAGTAAACTGGAATAATACGGTAGAAGCGCTGACCAATATTACCGAACGTGCCGGCCGTATCTGGGGGGTGATTGCCCATTTGAACAGTGTGGCTGATACACCTGAGCTACGTGATGCCTATAATAGCCTGATGCCGAAAGTAAGTGAGTTTTTTACCGCCATCAGTCAGGATATTGATTTATACGAACGCTTTAAGAGTATCAAGGCCAGTGATGAATATGCTCATTTGAGTGCCGCTCAGCAAACCAAACTGAATCACGATTTACGGGATTTTGTACTGAGCGGTGCGGAACTGCCGGCAGCGGAACAAGCTGAATTTGCTGCTTTACAGGCAGAGGGCGCTCAGCTTTCCGCTAGTTTCAGCCAGAATGTACTGGATGCTACAGATGCTTTTGCTTTGTATTTTGCCAATGGTGAGGAGCTAGCGGGTAAAGAGAATATTTCTAGCGGTTGCAGCAGTAAGGCTGATTTTGCTCGCGACAGTGAAATTAGCGGTCTGACGGAAGAAGCGCTGGCCATGTTTGCTGCCGCGGCAGAAGCCGAAGGTAAAACTGGCTATAAAATCGGCCTGCAGATGCCGCACTATCTGGCTGTGATGCAATATGCACATAATCGCGAGCTGCGACGGCAGCTTTATCATGCTTATTCTACCCGTGCCAGCGAACTAGGTGAGGCTAAATGGGACAATACAGCTAATATTAACCGTATCCTTGAAATAGCCACTCGTGAAGCACACTTATTGGGCTTCCAGAATTATGCTGAGCTGTCTTTAGCCACCAAAATGGCTGATACGCCACAACAGGTGCTGGCCTTTTTACAGGATCTGGCTAGCCGCGCCAGACCATTTGCTGAGAAAGATCTGGCCGAAGTAAAAGCATATGCGCATGAGTATCTGGGATTGGATGAGTTACAACCATGGGATGTAACCTACGCCAGCGAAAAGCTGCGGCAGGCCAAATATGCCTTCAGCCAAACAGAAGTGAAAAAATATTTTCCGGCAGACCGCGTACTGGCTGGACTGTTTGCACAGATTGATAAACTGTATGGGGTGCATTTTATTGAAAAACAGGTTCCGGTATGGCATCCCGATGTTCGCTATTATGAGCTAGAGCAGGGTGGCGCCATTATCGGCGGAGTATACATGGATCTGTATGCACGTGCCGGCAAACGTGGCGGCGCATGGATGAATGATTATCGCGGCCGCCGCCGATTCACTGATGGTCATTATGCCGGCCAGCTTCAAACACCGATCGCTTATTTAGTGTGCAATTTTACTCCGCCTGTAGCTGGTAATACTGCGCGTCTGAGCCACGAAGAAATTCTGACATTGTTTCACGAAACTGGCCATGGCTTGCACCATTTGCTGACTCAGGTGGATGAGTTGGGCGTATCCGGTATCAACGGTGTGGAGTGGGATGCGGTGGAAATGCCAAGCCAGTTTATGGAAAATTTTGTGTGGGAATACGATGTACTGGCTGGCATGAGCAGCCATCAGGACACTGGTGCCATCCTGCCTGTAGAACTGTACGACAAAATGCTGGCTGCTAAAAATTTCCAAACTGGACTGTTTATTTTGCGCCAGATGGAGTTTGCGCTGTTTGATATGGAAATTTACAGCCAGCCTGGCTGTGACTGGCAGCAAACATTGCGGGATGTACGTCGCAAGGTTGCGGTGATGCCGCAACCTGACTTTAACCGCTTTGCCCATTCTTTCAGCCATATATTTGCCGGAGGCTATTCTGCTGGCTACTATAGCTATAGCTGGGCAGAAGTTCTATCGGCTGATATCTATGCGGCCTTTGAAGAAGAAGCTGATGCGTCTGCTACCGGAAAACGCTTCTGGCATGAGATTCTTGCCGTAGGCGGCTCACGCCCTGCCATGGAATCGTTCAAAGCTTTCCGTGGCCGCGAACCCAGTATTGATGCATTGCTACGCCATTGCGGCTTGGATGAAGCTGTCTGA
- a CDS encoding McrB family protein, whose product MVDTSKNYWFLGACRDGNDDLSEYFINSGTWLYNGQNNKEINLIQSIQTGDRIAIKTAYVQKNKLPFDNKGYPIPVLKIKAIGTVLQNPGDGKSLKVDWDKNFSEKKWYFYTKPKTIWKVIPSNWQDEELINFTFHNQLQDINRFCNAPNWQKRFCNVDINKLELTKFRWKQTVLEFIKELCHQNNSEIFSRQQILEYYQQRLKELFPDNNTIEQSVSRTLQELRDQNILQFVTRGQYKLSDYDLDITEHFSADIQENSQDYIVRPFYSLKDLINEGCFVDPQQLEIILERLKEKKNLILQGPPGTGKTWLAKRLANVMVGFQDFDNIKVIQFHPNMSYEDFIRGYRPSCDGKLELIDGPFIEMANRARYDPNTNYVLVIEEINRGNPAQIFGEMLTLLEANKRNYHEAMELTYKRNDESVFFIPDNLYVIGTMNISDRSLAMFDLALRRRFAFFTLQPNFGKQWLSYMTEKTAIAPEKLKDWQQRMLLLNQKISDDPMLGKAFTIGHSYLTTNKPVPDADTWYENIIDTEIRPLLTEYWLNDPNKIDEAIEALLSDVC is encoded by the coding sequence ATGGTTGATACCAGCAAAAACTACTGGTTTTTAGGTGCCTGCCGAGATGGTAATGATGACCTAAGTGAATACTTTATCAATAGCGGAACGTGGCTATATAACGGTCAAAATAATAAGGAAATAAATTTGATCCAGTCTATCCAGACCGGAGATCGGATCGCTATCAAGACTGCCTATGTACAGAAAAATAAATTACCTTTTGATAACAAAGGTTATCCCATTCCAGTATTGAAAATCAAAGCGATCGGTACGGTTTTGCAAAATCCAGGGGATGGAAAAAGCCTGAAAGTTGATTGGGATAAAAATTTTTCTGAAAAAAAATGGTATTTTTACACCAAGCCAAAGACCATTTGGAAAGTAATCCCGAGCAACTGGCAAGATGAAGAGTTAATTAATTTTACTTTTCATAATCAACTTCAGGATATCAACAGATTTTGCAATGCACCAAACTGGCAGAAACGTTTTTGTAACGTTGATATAAATAAGCTAGAACTAACCAAATTTAGATGGAAACAAACTGTTTTAGAATTCATTAAGGAATTATGTCATCAAAATAACAGTGAGATTTTTAGCCGGCAACAAATTCTGGAATATTATCAGCAAAGGTTGAAAGAACTGTTTCCTGATAACAATACTATCGAACAATCTGTAAGCCGAACCTTACAAGAATTACGTGACCAGAATATTTTACAGTTTGTAACAAGAGGGCAATACAAATTATCTGATTATGATCTAGACATTACTGAACACTTCAGTGCAGATATACAGGAAAACAGTCAGGATTACATAGTGAGACCATTTTATTCTCTCAAGGATTTAATCAACGAAGGCTGCTTTGTTGATCCTCAACAATTAGAAATTATTCTGGAAAGGTTAAAAGAAAAGAAAAACCTGATTTTACAAGGACCGCCCGGTACAGGTAAAACTTGGTTAGCCAAACGTCTGGCCAATGTGATGGTTGGTTTCCAAGATTTCGATAATATTAAAGTAATACAGTTTCATCCAAATATGTCTTACGAAGATTTTATTCGCGGTTATCGACCCTCATGTGATGGCAAGCTTGAATTGATTGATGGTCCTTTTATCGAAATGGCCAATCGGGCCAGATACGATCCTAATACAAATTATGTACTTGTAATTGAAGAAATCAATCGAGGCAATCCGGCACAGATTTTCGGTGAAATGCTGACCCTACTGGAGGCAAATAAACGAAATTACCATGAAGCTATGGAATTAACCTATAAGCGTAATGATGAATCCGTTTTTTTTATTCCGGATAATCTATACGTAATCGGTACCATGAATATTTCCGACCGATCACTGGCCATGTTTGATTTAGCATTGCGGCGACGCTTTGCATTCTTCACTCTGCAACCAAACTTTGGTAAGCAATGGCTATCCTATATGACAGAAAAAACGGCCATTGCACCTGAGAAATTAAAAGACTGGCAGCAACGCATGTTACTACTGAACCAGAAGATCAGCGATGATCCGATGTTGGGAAAGGCTTTTACCATTGGCCATAGTTATCTGACCACTAATAAACCTGTTCCAGATGCAGATACTTGGTATGAAAACATTATCGACACTGAAATTCGGCCTTTACTAACAGAATACTGGCTTAATGATCCAAATAAAATTGATGAGGCTATTGAAGCCTTACTGTCTGATGTGTGCTGA
- a CDS encoding 5-methylcytosine-specific restriction endonuclease system specificity protein McrC, producing MQKPERSTTNNTVATIPIRNIWLLLLYASDLYKTLGAQQRVKLEQNPQELIILVAKLYCQAVSKRLMRALSCGYQQHTQSLTRVRGKIDLLTTARQQLLEKGRIRCQFDSLTIDTPKNRFIHAAAHVLLAQLEDKTLIRQCQNIISRFTALKIGQSTQYDHLTESFDQSGKQDKTLLTLCRLIFNMATPTEQAGSYLLEQADKKDQWLRHLFEKAIVGFCRTNLSSKDWIISAGKRLYWQQLQPSTGIKDFLPSMQSDLVIERRQCRHRLIIDTKCTSIHTQSFYKDKVFKSPHIYQLYTYLRSQENPVDPPSLNATGMLLYPAINESINESVTIQNHQFRFCTIDLNLDSGLIRKNLLDLLSQWCCSSGGFQQND from the coding sequence ATGCAAAAGCCTGAACGATCCACTACTAATAATACCGTCGCTACGATACCCATCAGAAATATCTGGCTGCTGCTATTGTATGCTTCTGATCTGTATAAAACACTTGGTGCGCAGCAAAGAGTAAAGCTGGAACAAAATCCTCAAGAACTGATTATTCTGGTTGCAAAACTATATTGTCAGGCTGTTAGCAAAAGACTAATGCGCGCATTATCCTGCGGCTATCAGCAACATACACAATCACTAACTCGTGTCAGGGGAAAAATAGATCTGCTGACTACCGCACGCCAGCAGTTATTAGAAAAAGGGCGCATTCGATGCCAGTTTGATTCTTTAACCATTGATACCCCGAAAAATCGCTTTATTCATGCTGCCGCGCATGTATTGCTGGCACAGTTAGAGGATAAAACATTAATCCGGCAATGCCAGAACATTATCAGTCGGTTTACGGCGCTTAAGATAGGGCAGTCGACTCAGTATGACCATTTAACTGAATCTTTTGATCAATCTGGCAAACAAGATAAAACGCTGCTTACTCTGTGCCGGCTGATTTTTAATATGGCTACACCCACCGAGCAGGCAGGTAGTTATTTACTGGAGCAAGCAGATAAAAAAGATCAGTGGTTGCGGCATTTATTTGAAAAAGCAATAGTTGGATTTTGCCGTACTAATTTGAGTAGTAAGGATTGGATAATAAGCGCCGGCAAACGATTATATTGGCAGCAGCTACAACCCAGTACAGGTATAAAGGATTTTTTACCCAGTATGCAGTCTGATTTGGTCATTGAACGCCGCCAGTGCCGGCATCGCCTAATTATTGATACCAAATGTACGTCTATCCATACCCAGTCTTTTTATAAAGACAAGGTGTTTAAAAGTCCTCATATTTACCAGCTCTATACTTATCTGCGCAGTCAGGAAAATCCTGTTGATCCGCCATCACTCAATGCAACCGGAATGTTATTGTATCCTGCAATTAATGAATCAATTAATGAATCTGTCACCATTCAAAATCATCAGTTCCGATTCTGTACTATTGATCTCAATTTGGATTCCGGTTTAATCAGAAAAAATTTATTGGATTTATTAAGTCAATGGTGCTGTAGTAGTGGCGGCTTTCAGCAAAATGATTAA
- the ftsY gene encoding signal recognition particle-docking protein FtsY — MFGFFKRKKNTEPEQEQASVNPAQPESVEQPDTAAETHTQPEPAASHQSVEEHTANAAISESTATETTEDIIVPAAVDEPAAIATSTESEVVQAPASENTIVIPVDTTETPSETDKPARLGWAARLKQGLSKSRNQMAKSLASVFGGGKIDEDLYEELETVLLTSDMGIEATEKLLAQVRQRVTLKGLKNGNELRSALKEALYELLQPLQQPLSIPADKKPFVIMMAGVNGAGKTTSIGKLAKYFQSQGKSVLLAAGDTFRAAAREQLQQWGERNNVTVIAQESGDSAAVCFDALEAAKARGIDIVLADTAGRLPTQLHLMEEIKKVKRVLQKSLPEAPHEVMLVLDANVGQNAINQVVAFDDALGLTGLIVSKLDGTAKGGILAALAAKRPIPVRFIGVGESIDDLRPFDAKAFVDALIEDEE; from the coding sequence ATGTTTGGATTTTTTAAAAGAAAAAAAAATACAGAGCCAGAGCAAGAACAAGCCAGCGTTAACCCCGCTCAGCCGGAATCAGTAGAGCAACCCGATACAGCGGCTGAAACTCATACTCAGCCTGAACCGGCTGCTTCCCACCAGAGCGTAGAAGAGCACACAGCGAATGCAGCCATCTCCGAATCTACAGCTACCGAAACAACAGAAGACATCATCGTACCGGCTGCCGTAGATGAACCGGCCGCCATTGCCACCAGCACGGAATCAGAGGTTGTTCAGGCTCCGGCCAGCGAAAACACCATCGTGATTCCTGTAGATACCACAGAAACCCCTAGCGAAACAGACAAACCAGCACGACTAGGCTGGGCAGCACGTCTCAAACAGGGCCTAAGCAAATCGCGCAACCAGATGGCCAAATCGCTGGCGTCTGTATTTGGTGGCGGCAAAATCGATGAAGACCTGTATGAAGAGCTGGAAACAGTATTGCTCACCAGTGATATGGGTATCGAAGCCACCGAAAAACTACTGGCACAGGTACGTCAGCGCGTTACTCTGAAAGGATTGAAAAACGGAAACGAACTGCGCAGCGCCCTGAAAGAAGCCTTATATGAATTACTGCAGCCACTTCAGCAGCCCTTGTCCATACCTGCTGATAAAAAACCTTTTGTTATCATGATGGCTGGCGTAAACGGCGCAGGCAAAACCACCAGTATCGGCAAACTGGCCAAATATTTTCAAAGTCAGGGTAAAAGCGTCCTCTTGGCCGCAGGTGACACATTCCGCGCAGCTGCGCGCGAGCAATTACAGCAATGGGGTGAGCGCAATAACGTAACCGTAATTGCGCAGGAATCCGGTGATTCTGCCGCCGTCTGCTTCGATGCCCTTGAAGCAGCCAAAGCACGTGGTATCGATATCGTACTGGCTGATACCGCTGGCCGCTTGCCAACCCAGCTGCATCTGATGGAAGAAATCAAAAAAGTAAAACGCGTGTTGCAAAAATCATTACCCGAAGCACCACACGAAGTCATGCTGGTACTCGATGCCAACGTCGGCCAGAACGCTATCAATCAAGTAGTCGCTTTCGACGACGCCCTTGGCTTAACCGGCCTGATCGTTTCTAAACTGGATGGCACCGCAAAAGGCGGTATCCTCGCCGCACTGGCCGCCAAACGCCCGATACCGGTACGTTTCATCGGTGTAGGCGAAAGCATCGACGATTTACGCCCGTTTGACGCCAAAGCATTTGTAGATGCATTGATTGAGGATGAGGAATAA
- a CDS encoding 5'-3'-deoxyribonucleotidase, whose product MAAKLILLDQDGVLADFEQGVRQRWQLTYQQPLPLPERRHFYLREDMAPQYHQQLTQIYSSKGFFASLPPMNQGIQAARRLLEAGHDVRICTSPIDDYHYCVSEKFDWVARYLGDEWLNRIILAKDKTWIRGDILIDDKPMISGSLQPQWQHWIYDQPYNRNATNIHRVNWQKPESWSELLQ is encoded by the coding sequence ATGGCAGCCAAATTGATTTTACTCGATCAGGATGGAGTTCTGGCTGATTTTGAGCAGGGTGTAAGACAGCGCTGGCAACTAACCTACCAGCAGCCCCTACCCCTGCCAGAACGCCGACATTTCTACCTGCGTGAAGACATGGCGCCACAGTATCACCAACAGCTGACACAGATTTACAGCAGTAAGGGTTTTTTTGCCTCCCTGCCACCCATGAATCAGGGTATTCAGGCGGCCAGACGCTTACTAGAAGCAGGACACGACGTACGCATCTGCACCTCACCTATCGATGACTATCATTACTGCGTATCCGAAAAATTTGACTGGGTCGCCCGCTACTTAGGTGATGAATGGCTAAACCGCATCATTTTAGCCAAAGACAAAACATGGATTCGCGGCGATATCCTCATTGATGACAAACCCATGATAAGCGGCAGCCTGCAGCCACAATGGCAGCACTGGATTTATGATCAGCCCTACAACCGCAATGCAACCAACATCCATCGTGTAAACTGGCAAAAACCGGAAAGCTGGTCAGAATTATTGCAGTAA
- the ruvA gene encoding Holliday junction branch migration protein RuvA, whose amino-acid sequence MISRLRGIVLEKNPPIVVLDVHGVGYEAQVSMQTFYNLPAVGEETALYTQLVIREDAHLLFGFGSREERETFRALIKVSGIGAKSALGILSSLSSDELAAAIASEDIKRLTAAPGIGKKTAERLVLELRGKLAASGDSLGLYAAEAASANEDIINTLLALGYTDKEARSACKDIPAGTDISEGVRLALKNML is encoded by the coding sequence ATGATTAGTCGTTTACGCGGTATCGTGCTAGAAAAAAATCCACCGATAGTGGTACTGGATGTACATGGCGTGGGTTACGAAGCTCAGGTGTCCATGCAAACCTTTTACAACCTACCCGCAGTCGGAGAAGAAACGGCGCTTTACACCCAGCTGGTGATACGGGAAGACGCCCATCTGCTGTTTGGCTTTGGCTCTCGCGAAGAACGCGAAACGTTCCGTGCACTTATCAAAGTAAGCGGCATCGGAGCCAAAAGCGCACTGGGCATCCTCTCCAGTCTCAGCAGTGATGAACTGGCGGCTGCTATCGCCAGCGAAGACATCAAACGCCTGACTGCTGCTCCCGGAATTGGTAAAAAAACAGCCGAGCGTCTCGTACTTGAGCTACGCGGCAAATTAGCTGCCAGTGGCGATAGCCTAGGTTTGTATGCTGCCGAAGCTGCCAGCGCAAACGAAGACATAATTAACACTTTGCTAGCCTTAGGTTATACCGATAAAGAAGCCCGCAGCGCCTGCAAAGACATACCGGCCGGTACCGACATCAGTGAAGGTGTACGACTTGCCTTAAAAAACATGTTATAA
- a CDS encoding septal ring lytic transglycosylase RlpA family protein, producing MASAKQTAHLSAPVYHAKKSLSNLTVAPAEHLHKTANLSYQVAGKRYYPLQKVASFSQVGRASYYGQNFHGRRTSSGERFDSQMLTAAHPTLPIPSYARVTNLSNGKTVVVRVNDRGPFHANRVMDLSYAAAQKLGFVRAGTAQVRVEQVLPGESLQPAGSGGNIYVDLQKFANKELAQQYLKATTQHLQAAGSAQQAKLVKVKNSYVVRMGPFQQQQRADEARKSMLTTL from the coding sequence ATGGCCAGTGCCAAGCAGACCGCTCATCTGTCAGCGCCGGTTTATCATGCTAAAAAATCTCTATCTAATCTTACAGTAGCACCAGCAGAGCATCTGCATAAAACAGCTAACCTTAGCTATCAGGTAGCGGGCAAACGATATTACCCGTTACAAAAAGTGGCCAGTTTCAGTCAGGTAGGCCGAGCCTCTTACTATGGTCAGAATTTTCACGGGCGCCGCACCTCATCTGGAGAGCGGTTTGACAGCCAGATGCTGACAGCAGCCCACCCCACTCTGCCTATTCCCAGCTATGCTCGGGTAACCAATCTCTCAAACGGCAAGACAGTCGTCGTGAGAGTAAACGATCGTGGCCCCTTCCACGCAAACCGTGTCATGGACTTATCTTACGCTGCGGCGCAGAAACTGGGTTTCGTCCGTGCCGGCACAGCACAGGTACGCGTAGAACAGGTACTGCCCGGCGAAAGCCTGCAACCAGCCGGCAGTGGTGGCAACATTTATGTTGATTTACAGAAATTTGCCAATAAAGAGCTGGCACAGCAGTATCTGAAAGCAACCACACAGCATCTGCAGGCTGCTGGCAGCGCACAGCAGGCCAAACTGGTGAAAGTGAAAAACAGCTACGTTGTCCGTATGGGCCCTTTCCAGCAACAACAACGTGCTGATGAAGCCAGAAAATCTATGCTGACCACACTGTAA